The DNA segment CTTAAATGATAAACCTGTTAGCTTTGTAAGGCAGGATGTTCGGGAAGACTTTGAGCTAAGAGGATTAGTAAATTGTTCCTGCTGTAAAAATAAGCTCACGGCTGCCTTTTCAAAAAGTAAAACTGGCAAGAAGCATCCCTACTATAAATGTGCCACTAAGGGATGTGATTACTACGGGAAAAGCATCAGAAAGGCTCAACTTGACGATGATTTTAATGTACTAGTTGCTGACATTAAACCTTGTACTGAGATTGTAGAGCTTGCTGAAGCGATATTTGATGATGTTTGGCAAAGTGCAGCCAATGACCAAGAGAAATCAAAGAATAAGGCTATTAACGAGCATAAAACCTTAGAAGCTAAGTTAGAAGTTATTACAGATAAAATCGCTACAGCTTCCAATGATACAGTTGTCAGGCAATACGAAAAGATTATTGAAAAACTTGGAGTTGAGATTGAAGAATTAGAGCGAAAAATTAATGATGACTATGACTATTCAATTCCTTATCGAACTTCCAGAGAACAAGTTTTTCAAATTTTGCTAAACCCTGAATATGCTTGGAAAAATTATGACGTTTATCAGAAACAACGCTTCTTTAATTTTATATTTGAAGCAAATTTAGAATATGACAGAAACAATGGTTATCGAACTCCCCTAACTACCTTACCTTTAAGGATATTTGAGGAGTTATCAACCAATGAATCTGGTGAAGTGGAGGTGGGGAGAATGCGACCCCACCTCCAGGGCAGGCATCTTAAGTCTCATGGAGCATCCACCACGAGAAAGTCAGGGGCCTACGCTCTCGCTTTGCATGATTGCAAAGAACGAATCGCACTGTATTCGCAATGCTCTGGAGAGTGCTTCTTCCTTGTTTTCTGAATTTATTCTTGTAGATACCGGTTCTTGCGATGATACGGCAATCATCGCTCAGGAGTTTGGAGCAACTGTGATTCATCAGCCATGGATGAATGACTTTTCATTTCACAGAAACACTTCTCTGTCTCACGCCACAGGAGATTGGATTTTAGTGCTTGATGCAGATGAAGTTATTGACGAATCGCAACACAAGTACCTTCGCGAGCTTCTGCAGGGGGAGAAGAAGTGCTACCAGTTTATCCAACGCCACTATACCAACGATCATCGTCTCAGTCGTTTTCAGCCCGCTCGAGGGAGCTATCCTCACAGGGAAAAGCAGTACGTAGGCTTTTTCGATAGTTACTTGTGCCGGTTATTCCCGAATAATCCGAAAATTCGTTATGAGAATTGTGTCCATGAGCTTGTAGAGCCTTCAATCCTTAGAGAGCATGAACTTCAGTTGGAGAAGTGCTCTATCATTCTTCATCACTACGGGAACACTCCCGAGCTTATAGAGAGAAAAAAGAGAATGGGGCTTTATGCAATGCTCGGTGAGCTCAAGCTGAAAGAACAACCAGAAGAGTGGAAAAATTTATTTGAGCTAGGAGTGGAGCACAACACCGGCGGTCGGTTAACCGAGAGTGCAGAATACTTCCAGAAAGCGCTTGTTCTGAATCCTGAAAATATCAGCATTTCAGTTAATTTGGGATTCGTTCTTACTGAGCTTTGCAGGTTTCAAGAGTCAGAAGACGTTTTGTTATCAGCACTGCAAAGAGCTCCTCATAGCCCCGAGGCGTTGTGTAATCTTGCGGTAAACTACATGCGTCAGGATAAAGAAGATCTCGCAATTCCTCACTTGAGAAAAGCGATAGCCCTCAATCCAAATTACATAAATGCCTACGCGAATCTTGGACGTGCATTTTTTAAAATCGGTGCGATAGCAGAAGGTACTCAGGCATACGAGCAGGGAATAGTGAGAGCGCCACGGAATTCAAAGATACTGCTTCAGTTTGCAGTGTCACTTCTTGATGTTGGAATCCTGAAAGAGGCCAGAACCGTCCTAGAGGCGGTCATTCGACTCTCCCCAGATGACGCACCAGGGTGGCAACTGATGGCAGTTGCCCTGGAGCGGCTTGGGCTCCCGAAAGAAGCGAAATTCGCCACTGAAAAAGTGGAAACACTCCTTGCTGACACGCGTTCGCTCAAACCATCTTCAACTCGTAGGGGAGCGTAGCTCGTTCTACAGAGAAAGATGATGTTTTACTATTTTCCATTTTCCGTATTTCAAAGATGACAAATGGGTCAGATTCTCATCGTAATAGGAGTCGCTTCGGCTGGTTAGCCAAGCCGCGGGGGACGGTCCGTTCTTTGGTCGGGGTTCTTCGGGCTTGTTTGCGAGGATGGACGGAAAAGTGTGCGTGATGCATTTAGGGCATTTAGCACACCAATACTTTTGTGTATGATTGCCAAATAAGGCTAATGATAAAGAGGGGTTGAACTGTGAACAAGTCTGAGCTGATAGAGAAGCTAGCTGATAAAACGGGTCTTAACGTCATTCAGGCAGAGGAGGTAGTGAACCTCATTTATAAAAAGATGAGGGATACCCTCGTTGGTGGAGGTCGAATAGAGATTCGAGGCTTCGGTAGCTTTGTTGTTAAAGAGTATGATTCCTATCAGGGGAGAAACCCAAAGACTGGTCAACGTATTGATGTTCCCAAAAAGAAACTTCCCTTTTTCAAGGTGGGGAAGGAGCTTAAGGAGCGTATTGACCAGATAGAAGATCAAGAAGATTCTGGTGCATCTGTTTCGCATTAAACACTGAAATCAACGTTTCCATCCTCTCGTGTTGTTATTTTAGAGCAATTCTTTATAGCTTGCCCTGTGCAAGGGGGCGCCGTTTGAGCGTTAGACAGGGCCTTTGCGGGTTGGAGAGGAGTATTAATTTTTCTTTAGTTTTCGCCCATTTCTGTCGAAGATTTAATTTGTGAAGTAATATGGCGGGGGAGTGAGATTTGGTGTGTAATAGCGCTAAATCAGTAGGGTAGCACTTGCTCTTTGGAGAAGGTAGAGAGATGTCAATTGATTTCTTGCAAGATTTAGAACGAGCGGTAGACAACGGGAAAGCATACTTTGGGTGTCCGAATATCGGTAGGAACCAGTGGAAGATTAGTGAAGTCGCGGAAGAGGTAGAGAGAATAGCGGTTCGGACTGCTAACAACAAAAAGATGGCTGTTAATGTCGTTCGCCTTTTATCAAAACTCGATGCGCTTGTTGGAAACTCTTATTTGGTACCAACAAAGATAGGTGAGCCCGGTCCACGGGGAGAGCCAGTTGTAGAATGGTCAGTGGTAGAGACGCGAGAAGCTGCTGAGATGATGAAAGATCTTCGCCGAGGTCCTGCTCCCTTTTTTGCAATGCAGGTAGAGAAAGTGATCGAGCCGGCAGAGGCTATTGAATAAATTGAGAGCCTTTTCAGCAGGTTTTTCCTTAGGTCTTGAGTCTAATCGCTATTTAATCAAATAGTCCAATGGTGTATTGTCTGGTGAAGAGGAAGCCAGTAGCAGTACAAGATTTATCAAACGAGAAGGGTGTTCATGGACAAGCAGTTTAAGCCACGAATAGTGCGTATCGAAGAAGCACTGGAGAGCCGCTATTCAGCTGGCATACGTCCGTTGTCTTGGGATGATCGTCGAGCAGGTTTCGATAAAGTTCGGACTGCTGATGGTGAGGAACTAACGCTTCTGAGTGGGGGTCAGCAAAGTACGCCACAGCCTGGATGGGAGATACTGCTCACCGCTGAAGAGGCAGTCGATGCTACTGAATTGAATATCCCTTCCGAGCGTGGAAAAATTGCTTGTTACGCTTGGACCTTGTACGGGCTTGGAACTCCGCACAGAGAGGGCCACAGAGAGGGCCACGGAGAGAGCCACGGAGTGAACGGCACACAGAACTAATACGTGCCTTCTGAACTCAATAGCTCCTACCTTTAAGGGGCCTTTAAGGGGGCCTTTAAGGGGTTTTGCATATCTTGTTGTCTCTTTCTCACACAATTCGTGCTGCTCTCAGGTGTTATCGCCCTGTAAATATGCTGACTTATGGATCGGTAGTCGAACAGACCTCTAGTCGAATGATGGGCTGCTCGTCAAATAAGATTGGGAACTCAGGTGCGATGGCAGTGTAGAAACTTCTCGGAAACGACATATCTGCGAGATATAATCTCCCAAGGAGATCTGTGTGATTTGTGAGGCACTCTAATGGTGCACCCAGAGCCATTGTGGAAGACGCAAAGAGTCGTTCTCCGTTAGGTTCTCCCGTCTCAAGATTCACTCCATGCGGCGCAAGAATGCAGTGAACCGGCGTACTCAATTCATTCAAGATAGAGATACTTTGATTGATGAATTCTTGTTCCTGTGGCGGGCGGATTGCAATCGGAAATTCGA comes from the bacterium genome and includes:
- a CDS encoding tetratricopeptide repeat protein, producing the protein MNLVKWRWGECDPTSRAGILSLMEHPPRESQGPTLSLCMIAKNESHCIRNALESASSLFSEFILVDTGSCDDTAIIAQEFGATVIHQPWMNDFSFHRNTSLSHATGDWILVLDADEVIDESQHKYLRELLQGEKKCYQFIQRHYTNDHRLSRFQPARGSYPHREKQYVGFFDSYLCRLFPNNPKIRYENCVHELVEPSILREHELQLEKCSIILHHYGNTPELIERKKRMGLYAMLGELKLKEQPEEWKNLFELGVEHNTGGRLTESAEYFQKALVLNPENISISVNLGFVLTELCRFQESEDVLLSALQRAPHSPEALCNLAVNYMRQDKEDLAIPHLRKAIALNPNYINAYANLGRAFFKIGAIAEGTQAYEQGIVRAPRNSKILLQFAVSLLDVGILKEARTVLEAVIRLSPDDAPGWQLMAVALERLGLPKEAKFATEKVETLLADTRSLKPSSTRRGA
- a CDS encoding integration host factor subunit beta gives rise to the protein MNKSELIEKLADKTGLNVIQAEEVVNLIYKKMRDTLVGGGRIEIRGFGSFVVKEYDSYQGRNPKTGQRIDVPKKKLPFFKVGKELKERIDQIEDQEDSGASVSH